In the genome of Cyclopterus lumpus isolate fCycLum1 chromosome 19, fCycLum1.pri, whole genome shotgun sequence, one region contains:
- the LOC117748953 gene encoding LIM and SH3 domain protein 1-like, protein MNPPCGRCNKSVYPTEKINCLDKYWHKGCFSCEVCKMALSMTTYKGFEKKPYCSMHYPKTSFTIVADTPENLRLKQQSMLNSQALYKGDFEKNKGKGFSVVVDTPEMQRLKKTQDQISNIKYHEEFEKSRIRSDAPPPENRQDGEEQPSNPERFSQPVGQTRPAAVAPPGGERRYQAVYSYAAAEADEVSLQEGDLLSDVEQIDEGWMFGCNQRTGQRGMLPANYVRPV, encoded by the exons ATGAATCCGCCCTGTGGAAGATGCAATAAATCAGTTTATCccacagaaaaaataaattgccTTGATAAG TATTGGCACAAAGGTTGTTTCAGCTGCGAGGTTTGCAAAATGGCCCTGAGCATGACGACCTACAAAGGCTTCGAGAAGAAACCGTACTGCAGCAT GCATTATCCCAAAACCTCCTTCACCATCGTGGCCGACACGCCCGAGAATCTGCGTCTCAAACAACAGAGCATGCTCAACAGCCAG GCTCTCTACAAAGGGGACTTTGAAAAGAACAAAGGGAAAGGCTTCAGCGTGGTGGTCGACACTCCGGAGATGCAGAGACTGAAGAAGACCCAAGACCAGATCAGCAAC ATAAAGTACCACGAAGAGTTTGAGAAGAGCCGGATTCGAAGCGACGCACCTCCACCTGAGAACAGACAAG acGGTGAGGAACAACCATCCAACCCTGAGAGATTCAGTCAGCCGGTCGGACAAACGCGCCCCGCTGCTGTAGCACCACCTGGTGGAGAG AGACGTTACCAGGCCGTGTACAGCTACGCGGCCGCAGAAGCGGATGAAGTTTCCCTGCAGGAAGGCGACCTTCTGTCGGACGTGGAGCAGATAGACGAAGGGTGGATGTTCGGCTGCAACCAGCGCACGGGCCAGCGGGGCATGCTGCCGGCCAACTACGTCAGGCCCGTGTGA
- the LOC117748945 gene encoding kelch domain-containing protein 1-like: MRGINKLAQQQQQQQGVDGRSELRTASTKNTFRCSLRSGPSAGSLRRPAAARCSRSQRRIPGANTRRERSSPGMAAAERTAEVSRLERSSHTAFIAGGTLYAWGGYQVAGREDVLLPTDEIWLFDLDSGSWERREISGDAPPAGFCGSHVNGALYVLAGCEPVGYANEMFSVDLAEQRSRRYSWKKVTDTKGATPSPRNQHSCWVHRDRLIFFGGYGCKTVREVRNTSTSNFVVEEMSWTTIGNALFRCWGWNNEVCVFDTRTATWSSPETQGPAPAPRGCHASALLGNKGYVSGGVEKAELDMFCLDLETWTWTQFDLSPSCAPLGRSMFTMTPTSDHALFVYGGLGTDGNTLNDAWQFNTQKTEWNKMANPHEDKPRVCHTACLGRDDDVVVFGGSSNMRFLMDSVTILRAPSQNHCRDVFVFQTQPYALFRLCEDLIGRNPERFGKHLSCLPSKVHKKINKRVAFFSDTKPLLSA, from the exons ATGCGTGGTATAAATAAActtgcacaacaacaacaacaacaacagggagTGGATGGGAGGAGTGAACTCCGGACCGCGAGCACGAAAAACACGTTCCGCTGCTCCCTCCGATCCGGTCCGTCGGCCGGCTCTCTGCGCCGGCCGGCAGCAGCTCGCTGCTCCCGGAGCCAGCGGCGCATTCCGGGTGCCAACACCAGAAGGGAGAGGAGTTCTCCGGGGATGGCTGCAGCCGAGAGAACCGCCGAGGTGAGCCGGCTGGAGAGGAGCAGCCACACGGCGTTCATCGCGGGCGGCACGCTGTACGCGTGGGGGGGTTACCAG GTGGCCGGTAGAGAGGACGTCCTGTTGCCCACTGATGAGATATGGCTCTTTGACTTGGACAGCGGCTCGTG ggAGCGGAGGGAGATCTCCGGGGACGCACCGCCGGCCGGCTTCTGCGGCTCTCACGTGAACGGCGCGCTGTACGTCTTGGCGGGATGCGAACCCGTCGGGTACGCCAACGAG ATGTTCAGCGTTGACCTCGCCGAGCAGAGGTCAAGGAGGTACTCGTGGAAGAAGGTGACAGACACCAAGGGGGCGACGCCGTCGCCGCGAAACCAGCACTCGTGCTGGGTTCACCGAGACCG ATTAATCTTCTTTGGTGGATATGGATGTAAGACCGTACGGGAGGTACGAAACACGTCAACGTCGAACTTCGTTGTGGAAGAGATGTCCTGG acaACAATTGGAAACGCATTATTTCGGTGCTGGGGCTGGAacaatgaagtgtgtgttttcgACACCCGCACGGCGACGTGGAGCTCGCCAGAGACTCAG GGTCCCGCGCCTGCCCCCAGAGGCTGCCATGCCAGCGCCCTGCTGGGGAACAAAGGTTACGTCTCCGGCGGCGTG GAAAAGGCCGAGTTGGACATGTTCTGCTTGGACCTTGAAACCTGGACCTGGACTCAATT cgACCTCTCCCCGTCCTGTGCGCCTCTGGGACGCTCCATGTTCACCATGACGCCCACTTCGGATCACGCCCTCTTCGTGTACGGCGGCCTCGGCACCGACGGAAACACCCTCA ATGACGCCTGGCAGTTTAACACGCAGAAGACGGAGTGGAACAAGATGGCGAACCCTCACGAAGACAAGCCCAG AGTGTGTCACACGGCGTGTCTGGGACGTGACGACGACGTCGTCGTGTTCGGGGGAAGCAGCAACATGCGCTTCCTCATGGACTCG GTGACCATTCTGAGGGCTCCGTCACAAAACCACTGCAGAGACGTGTTCGTGTTTCAGACTCAGCCGTACGCCCTCTTCAG ATTGTGTGAAGACCTCATAGGAAGAAACCCGGAGCGCTTCGGGAAGCATCTGAGCTGTCTGCCATCAAAGGTACACAAAAAAATCAACAAGCGAGTTGCCTTCTTCTCCGACACGAAGCCCCTTCTCTCCGCTTGA